A single genomic interval of Oryza sativa Japonica Group chromosome 7, ASM3414082v1 harbors:
- the LOC4342177 gene encoding la-related protein 6C yields the protein MATAQQESISSGGDGNNNNNKQVAVVVVEEASTPSSAFKFNVHAPEFVPAMSPTASPMSAPAGSSSFYSPFGLHVQPDHWSFFHDHEPVFFMPDFKFAAAAAASAQPKPTSAADMPHKIVKQVEYQFSDINLVANEFLLKIMNKDSEGYVPLSVIASWKKIKSLGATNQMLVKALRTSTKLIVSDDGKKVRRRQPFTEKHKEELQSRMIIAENLPEDSSRNSLEKIFGVVGSVKNIKMCHPQEPSTARASKSDTLVSNKMHALVEYESSQQAEKAVEKLNDERNWRKGLRVRTVLRRSPKSVMRLKRTEFDLNSDDEQSPMSSDLSPTATATAAELSAEAAGHDQGGEQQMMNSSKKGGGWARGGRGKLQVAAPHSPQSAPAGSVGHFEPASPRHKLPASPRHKCPSSPRQPPPHAHGPRMPDGTRGFTMGRGKPLLV from the exons ATGGCGACGGCGCAGCAGGAGAGCATCAGCAGCGGTGGTGACggcaacaataataataataagcaggtggcggtggtggttgtTGAGGAggcgtcgacgccgtcgtcggcctTCAAGTTCAACGTGCACGCGCCGGAGTTCGTGCCTGCCATGTCGCCGACGGCCAGTCCGATGTCGGCGCccgccggcagcagcagcttctACTCCCCCTTCGGGCTCCACGTGCAGCCCGATCACTGGAGCTTCTTCCATGACCACGAGCCCGTCTTCTTCATGCCCGACTTcaagttcgccgccgccgccgccgccagcgcgcaGCCCaagcccacctccgccgccgacatGCCCCACAAGATCGTCAAGCAGGTCGAGTACCAATTCAGCGACATTAACCTCGTCGCCAACGAGTTCTTGCTCAAGATCATGAACAAAGATTCTGAAGGTTACG TCCCCTTATCCGTGATTGCTTCTTGGAAGAAGATCAAGTCTCTTGGAGCAACCAATCAAATGCTGGTCAAGGCTCTTCGCACCTCCACCAAGCTG ATTGTGAGTGATGACGGCAAGAAAGTCCGGCGGAGGCAGCCATTCACGGAGAAGCACAAGGAGGAGCTTCAG TCAAGGATGATCATAGCTGAGAATTTGCCAGAGGACTCATCGAGAAACAGCCTGGAGAAAATCTTCGGTGTCGTTGGAAG TGTGAAGAACATAAAGATGTGCCACCCTCAAGAGCCTAGCACGGCAAGAGCTTCCAAGTCAGACACTCTAGTCAGTAACAAG ATGCATGCACTGGTGGAGTACGAGAGCTCGCAGCAAGCTGAGAAAGCA gTGGAGAAGCTGAACGACGAACGGAACTGGAGGAAAGGCCTTCGGGTGCGCACCGTCCTCAGGCGATCG CCCAAGTCGGTGATGAGGCTGAAGCGGACGGAGTTCGACCTCAACTCGGACGACGAGCAGTCACCGATGTCGTCGGACTTATcccccacggcgacggcgacggcggcggagttgtcggcggaggcggcgggtcACGATCAGGGCGGGGAGCAGCAGATGATGAACAGCAGCAAGAAAGGAGGAGGGTGGGCGCGAGGGGGCCGAGGGAAGCTGCAGGTGGCGGCGCCGCACAGCCCGCAGTCGGCCCCCGCCGGCAGTGTGGGGCACTTCGAGCCGGCGAGCCCTCGTCACAAGCTGCCGGCGAGCCCCCGCCACAAGTGCCCCTCCAGCCCACGCCAGCCGCCTCCTCACGCCCACGGCCCCAGGATGCCCGACGGCACCCGCGGCTTCACCATGGGCCGCGGCAAGCCCCTCCTTGTCTAG